Within Bombus fervidus isolate BK054 chromosome 3, iyBomFerv1, whole genome shotgun sequence, the genomic segment GATATTGAGTTTCTGACCCGTAATACATCATGTAAACGTTTCCACTAATTGAAAGAATCATCAGAGCTCTTTCAGTACAACAAAGTTGTTTGATTCCAAGCTCTGCAATCGCATCACAATAAAATGGAGAGGATCCACTGCTTAATTTTCCACTTCCCCAACTTAGAACTTCTTGAAACGTTTGATTCTGATTCTTCTGGAATCTATCAGTGATAATTGGAGGCAGGAGAGGGGCAGCTAATCTACTCAGATTACACATTATTATAACCGCAGCTTTTCGTAAATCTACAGACGTGGAATCATCTTCAGGAAGCCTCAAATACTTCAGTAAAACTTCGCAAGGACCTGGTGCAATGTTTGCGTCTGTTCGTCTTGACTTAGAAGCTGGTATCATATTTAATCGTCTCAATAGTGGTATCAATGGTGCCGTACTTCCAGGTGGCATTACCCGATTATCTTGATGTTTGTGTTTACCACTTAGATGAAGTAACAAACAAACAGAATCTAATAAACTTGATAATGTAGCTCTTTGTGTTACCAATTCTAATAACAAACAAAGAGCCGTGTGCTGATCGGCTATTGGAATAGGACACCATGATCTTCCGCTAACTATGTccctaaaaatataattatgtgtactaaaaacataaaaaataaatatgatgaaaaaatataaatacccTGTAACAACTTGTCTTAAAAATTTCGCTGATCGTTCCACTACTTCTAACCATACTTGAGAAACATTAGTTTCATCGAAAAGCGTAGCTTCAGGTAACGATTGCAAGGCTTCCAACGACTCGGATAAAAGCTCGCTGCAAAATTCTACATCTTCTCCAGATCGCCAAGCCCGTCTTAAATATGCGAATGAGAAATTTAACGCTGCACGAGATCCCACACGCGCTAAACCCAATGTTGGCTTCTCATTCGGCCTTACGCTAAAATCAcatcaatatttatattttcgatacatcaacattatatatatattctaaagaatatataaagaaCTATTAAAACTATCATTATATAATCAATAACCaccaatttataattaaatttcgcaCGTTTAAACACATGTAATTCTTGTAATCTAAGGATATTTGTAATAGTCgagatatataaaacatttaaacgATTCTAGTCTTAAAATTGattattgtacattttttgTAACTTAGCAGTAGGTTTTAATGTTGTTGAAATATCTGTAGTTTCCTGCGGTTTATGACGAGAAAGAGCTGTAAAATATCGTCTTGCTACTACCAAACGTTGTCTTAATCGTGTAGCAGACAAGGTACTGTTTGCAACTTCAtaacataattttctttgctCTTTGATTAGTAAATTAATACATGTTGTTAAATCGCAAATAGCTGAAAAATGGTTAAACTGTTaggaaaattatacaaatcttacagattatattagaataaaattctttacaaGGCTGAGATCCCCAAAGCCAAGAATCCATTATGTGTTCAGCTAATATACTTTTTTCTACAAGTGCACTTGTTCTTGCTGCCTCTTCTTCATCTAATTTTTGGCAAGGTCCACAATTGCAACCATGCTGTGGACCACAAATTCCATTGCAACAAGAACATGCTAATACACCCATGTTACAATAATAATGACCACTTTCACCtaaatatattgaaacaatATGAGACCAGTTAATATAAATGATTGatcttaatttaataaatcttttttattattctttttcataCCTTTTCTAGCTATTATGCCTGCAGCATTGACTATGCCATCGCTAAAGGAACCCACAATTTCTCCATCTCGTACCATTTCATTCCAAAGTTCAGCTAAACCATCCCGATAGAGAATACGTTTCAAATCTGTTTTGAGCCATTTTGCATCCAAGCGGATTTCTGGCCTCATTATAATATCGAATTGAATGCtcatattaattttctatatttatatatataatatatatatgtatatataccaAATTTCcagaaattattcaatttcaatacaacaaaaaatataatcttgAAATTGAACTGgattttttacattataattcataactAAATgtgtaatactgtataaaataattcttttattttttaatcattctaTAAGCACATTgtattcctttttctcttttaaataaaaacttttCAGACTCCAAAAGTTTCCCACTCCAATTgagtaaaatgaaatttgaattttgaataattatcaGTGTTTCACAAAACTGTTTTTCGTAGGTTAGTTAAAGTAGTGAAATAACATCTTCGATTTTTTCGAATAGGGACATTTGAAAGATTGTCTCTTAAAcctacaataaaaaaatcaatGTTTATAAGAACTGATGATTGTCTCTtcctttaatattataatgaaatgcTACTTTTGtcttacaaatttcaatttacataTGATTAAAGCTGTCACTTTTTAGTATCTTAAATTTATTCGGTATGATTATATTTGATTACAACATCGTCGACTTTAATTTTTCCCAAAACATCACATGATCTTTGACTATGTATTGATCGTAAAAGAACGACCCTAACGATAGATACAAAGTCACGATAAACAACGTGGAACAATGTAGATACTACATCAAATCCATCGTTAATTTCTTCAGACGAGTAGTTACATTGTGGTTGTCTGTTGCCTGTCACAGTAGCAGCTTAGAATGGATGTGTTGTATACAATTTACAAAAGTACTACACAAATCAACTCTCTATTGACTACTGAATAACATGGCGTGATTCTATAGGTTTCGATTATTaagatttcttttaatattttcataaaaatctttagcatatctaaatatttttattaaaactacATTAACATGTTTAATACTTTGAGGAACTCtattatatatcaaattaaaaaatacggtaagaaataaaaaaataaaagtaccgataaataatagattatatttttctaaatgtgCATATGCAAGGTTATAAACATAaaactttttacattaatattcattgTAATTTTAGGGCAACGAACGTATATAGGAAATTCATTAGATaccattataaataattcaaatcaaCGACAATCTAAAGAACCATTGAATATTTCCTATCGATCATGCGGCCAACCAACAGCAATAACACATCCTCATTTAATGAAGAATGGAGAAGTTGTACCTGGTATTCAGCTTTGTGAATTCAAAAAGAGACGAAACAAACtgataaagaatattatttcatatgcTTGTGTCACAAATCTAGGCAAATCacatattatcattattccTTCTGCATCCAAAGTATACATGTCTGACAAAATTCCGTATgtttttcgtcaaaatacggactttttgtattttactGGTTGTCAAGAAGCCAATAgtattttgataattacagcaaaaaatgaaaactttGTAACTACCTTATTTCTAACACAACAAGATGAACATTCTGAACTATGGGATGGCCCTAAAACTGGAATTGAAATAGCACCTAAAATGTTTGGTGTTGATGCAGCATTTCCAGTAACAGAGTTCGAACAgttttttacttcttttatgaatgaaaataaaaaaagtactaTTTGGTATGACAATGTTGATATAGCACAACCCAATTTACACAATAAATTATgtgaattaatgaaaataacaaGTGGTCAAATGGTTGTTTCTCcaacaaatataatacataaaatcagattaattaaatcacaatctgaaataaatttaatgagaAAGAGTTGTGAAATTATATCAGCAGCAATATCTAAAACTATAGAAATATCAAAACCTAAAATGAGTGAGCATCATCTATTTGCAACTGTGGATTATGAATGTAGAATGAATGGTGCAGAATTTTTAGCATATCCACCAGTTGTTGCTGCGGGTAACAATGCTAATATTATCCATTATATTACTAACaatcaaataattaaagatgGAGATATGGTTTTGATGGATGCAGGTTTGTTAGCATATCTATAgatgacaaatattttattcttcattgtacctttattctttaaaattttaattaggtTGTGAATATCATGGTTATTCATCTGATGTAACCAGAACATGGCCAATTAATGGAACATTTACTCAAGAACAAAAAGTCTTATATGACATAGTACTGgatgttcaaaatattttaattcataaacTAAAAGAATTACCATCGTTAGATCAATTATATCATGATATGTGCTTTTTATTAGGCAAAAGATTACAAGAAAGTGGTCTAATaccaaaatatttgaataaaaacgaATTATTTTCTGCGGTTTTCACTTATTGTCCACATCATGTAAGCCATTATTTGGGGATGGATGTACACGACACTGGGAAGATTTCTAGGAGTCTGAAGCTTCAACCAGGAATGATAGTCACAGTGGAACCTGGTAATATACCTTgggaaacattaatttatttgtaacacttaaaataactttactttttatcatttataggAATATATATTAATCATAAAAATCGATTTGCGCCATCAGAATTTTATGGCTTAGCTGTTCGTATTGAagatgatattttaataacagaaAATGATCCAATAAATTTAACGGAAAACTGTCCAaaagaaattatcaaaattgaaGCTTTAGCGAGTCAACATTTGTAATGATGAAGtgtatgtaatatgtatactgactgatttaatataattttattgacaTGTTCGATACAAAGTAATCATTCAAgttttttatttcagattatgtatataatacataaaagatGACTGCATACAAAATtatgcatatttttattttattcgtaaatttgtttaaatgtgaacaaatgaatattatatacttgTAACCAATAAAGGATAACTAAGAAAAACAATAACACGGTATACACAAAAAGGGCTAGTACaaacatttatgtaaaattaaattcattcaCGAACTGATTACTCAAATATAAATGATAGCCCAAATgccacaaatatatatatgtatatatattatgtatatgtatatatatatgtatatatatgtatatatatagtaacataaatatcatagaaagtttacatcaaatgaaattaagaGCTTTAAGGTATTTATCTTACATTGATTTGTATAAACTTGTACAAACAATTGCTTAATTAGTTGTTTACAatgtaatgtataaaattaagtTGTGAAgtcgtaatattaaattttgacacaatatattatataacaagaTTTTTTAGTTTAACATCAGCTTGCTTTAAAGCAATGTAATTTATCAACTGTTTTACTCGTAGACGTGCCCAAACTAGATGGTCATGTAATGCATGAATTTGAGCGGCCGATAATGCTGCACTTTGAGGATAAGCAACTGTGGTGCATCCAATCCCTGAAAATTTagtaaattctatttaataatgttCTTATAAAAAAACTGATAGCATGATTAAATTACAGTCGAGAATTCACCTGATGGAACATTAATAGACGACCACAAATcttgtgaaatattaatattattgaaagGTGGGCAATTAATAACAGGCAAAGCTGTGTTTCCAGAGAGTACTGGACCCAATCCATTACTTCTCCCTGCTACAGCTATTAACACCACctagaagagagaagaaaaacttgtgataattcaaaaataaacAGCACATATTCGTTAATATCAGTAGTTTTATCATTATGTTTTCGTGATTAAACGACTTCGCAATATACGTTCGAGcgatattcaatttattatgaATTCAAATATTGTTGATACTTTATTTACCGTATTAAATACAGTATGTAGTATACATAGtgtatttaaatacaattattatttactatataataattgtatagtatttatatacaattattattatttacaattatttactgTATTTAATACAGTAAATCGACTATTATTGCTGTTattcttataattattattcgttatttaaatGAGTGTAAATACCtctaacatatttttatatacatatgaatatcaaatttgatatatttttaaaaacctatacgatattttttatcacaatataaattataaaatttctaaaatataatataaaaactataattcattcattttttaaactgataatatatataccttTTCATAAGTACCTTCGTATTCTGCAAGAATACGCAATGTTTCTTGAGTACCTTTATGGGCACTACATACACGAAGTTGAACCTTTAAGCCTAAAGACTTTGCATGTTCTGCtatttttttacaatgatCTTCATCAGAAGGTGATCCCATTAAAATAACAACAAGACTTCTAACTGGTGGAATGAGAAAGTCAAGTTGATCTGCTACCCATttaaaattacgttttacAGTATCCAAATCTTCTTGAGTTACAGTAttcaaatttctatatacCTAGAAAGCAAAGGTAATGAAAttaagttaaaaaaatatcatacCTTTACTTGCTGGATAACTGCATCAAATACCTGTTTATCTTTCATCAATCTTTTATCACCAGATGGCCAAAGTCTCCAAGAGTCACTGTCAATTATATCTGCTACCATAATTTCGCCATTTATGTTCACtccaaattctattttcatatCAATAAGAGCACAATCTCTAGTTGCCCATGCCCTTTCTAAAACCTCAAATACAACAAGTGCAGTACGTTTCATAATATCAAATTCATCTTTTCCTATTATAAGTTCATTCAACTTAAAAccaatagaaataatttgttCCTCTGACCATTGTGGATCATGATTGGCATCATCTTTAAAGAATGTTTCTTGTAATGGTGGATTAAATCTATATCCTTCGGGAACTCCTAAGCAATAAAGATTAAAACAAAGTAACACAACATTTAATAACAagtaaacatttatatataactttgtaattatagtaattattattataccttGATGCCTTTTTAAAAAACTGCCTGTAGCTAATCTTCTAGTGACCCATTCTATTGGGACCATTTCACATTTTTGTGCAATGAAAGCAGTGTCATTTACCACTTCGATAAATGCAGTTTTTATTCCAACTTCATTTAACAATTGAAAAACTTTAACTGTAGTAGCTGTACTAATTGCAGCTTTCCCTTTTAAATCATGAGATTTTTCACCATCTCCAGCAGTAATACGATCCTTACTTTGTAAGAGACATAAAGTAGGATCATTTAGAACTTCATAAACCTTTTTGGTTTTTCCCTCAATTATGAGTTTCCCACACTTATATTctaatgatataaaaattatttatattatataagcaATTGAAGGAGATAAAACCTCTTAcagaaaacaaattattatatctaataaaaatttaatattaaataatatcatttcagttttaatataaattgaataaaatcaatataattaatatgatataatatgtatatatgatattaataagtataatatgatattaagTTGTAGgatttagaaatataaatatttaaataaatgagccatacaaagataaaataatttgtatattattgaacatataaactataaaatttgttcatataaaaatatatatgggATATATAGAtaacgaaagcattccataatattttatacatccGTACCATATATATCGTACCGTATATATCGTACCATATAtatcattttgtattttggttaaaatattatgaatattaaacgaTTAAGTAATACTACTAGAAAAacatattaattgtaatttatttttttttcaattagtTGAAAACAACGAAATAgacaatttatatatctaataGCAGCAATAatctttaatgaaatattataatcacgtgtgattacatttttaaaatatacattatatgtctgcatattttaattattatatattttgtattctttatgtattcaaacagACAAACATATAAAAGATACTTGTCTGGaagatgaatataaattttcaatgtcgaaaataaaataaaatattttctaacttATATTTCTAATACATAGATTAAACCAAAAAAAATGTCACCATCTttttaaaatcatatttttctcatttttcttttaaatataatgcACTTTGTAATAGATAGTTACCTTTCATGTCTTCTGTCTTCGATCCACTTAGCAAATACTTCGTATTCGTAACTTCTCAATTCCCATACGATTAACGATCTTTAATGATCCCCTCTTTCAAAACTCTGCTTCTCTTGATTggtgtaaatttataaataatcttcATATAAGTTACATGTTAGATCTATGAATATCGTGTGTATCataggaagaaaaattcttgaaGAGATCGCAAAAAAACCAAATGCTCTAATTCACTAATCTAaggaatttgaataaattttgctattttaaaAACTGACAAAATTATCAAATGCTACTGGGGTACGTAACATTAATAACATGcttattttaaacatataaattagCTTTAAAAGTTCCTTAGAAATGACATATCACGTGTTACAAACATAAATTGATATACTAAAAAGTCATAATAAGATTATAATCAATCATAAACAGCTCAATCATGAAAAAGAAAGTTCTTATAAACAACATGATgctataatatattgttatcatTATATAAGCTTGGATTTCTATGATTTGATTACTGaaagtttaatttatatcaaaatgaaattgaaataactataaaatcatttataatgacagattaaaaaataataatcatttaGCTAAATTCAATGTACGCGTAGATATATTGATTAAACGACAGACTATAATCGATCATTTATAGAACTTTAGCAAGTTACAtccgatattttaataaaagtaagcAAGCAGTCAAAGAGTT encodes:
- the LOC139985368 gene encoding xaa-Pro aminopeptidase 3, which encodes MFNTLRNSIIYQIKKYGQRTYIGNSLDTIINNSNQRQSKEPLNISYRSCGQPTAITHPHLMKNGEVVPGIQLCEFKKRRNKLIKNIISYACVTNLGKSHIIIIPSASKVYMSDKIPYVFRQNTDFLYFTGCQEANSILIITAKNENFVTTLFLTQQDEHSELWDGPKTGIEIAPKMFGVDAAFPVTEFEQFFTSFMNENKKSTIWYDNVDIAQPNLHNKLCELMKITSGQMVVSPTNIIHKIRLIKSQSEINLMRKSCEIISAAISKTIEISKPKMSEHHLFATVDYECRMNGAEFLAYPPVVAAGNNANIIHYITNNQIIKDGDMVLMDAGCEYHGYSSDVTRTWPINGTFTQEQKVLYDIVLDVQNILIHKLKELPSLDQLYHDMCFLLGKRLQESGLIPKYLNKNELFSAVFTYCPHHVSHYLGMDVHDTGKISRSLKLQPGMIVTVEPGIYINHKNRFAPSEFYGLAVRIEDDILITENDPINLTENCPKEIIKIEALASQHL
- the Paics gene encoding PAICS bifunctional enzyme, whose translation is MKEYKCGKLIIEGKTKKVYEVLNDPTLCLLQSKDRITAGDGEKSHDLKGKAAISTATTVKVFQLLNEVGIKTAFIEVVNDTAFIAQKCEMVPIEWVTRRLATGSFLKRHQGVPEGYRFNPPLQETFFKDDANHDPQWSEEQIISIGFKLNELIIGKDEFDIMKRTALVVFEVLERAWATRDCALIDMKIEFGVNINGEIMVADIIDSDSWRLWPSGDKRLMKDKQVYRNLNTVTQEDLDTVKRNFKWVADQLDFLIPPVRSLVVILMGSPSDEDHCKKIAEHAKSLGLKVQLRVCSAHKGTQETLRILAEYEGTYEKVVLIAVAGRSNGLGPVLSGNTALPVINCPPFNNINISQDLWSSINVPSGIGCTTVAYPQSAALSAAQIHALHDHLVWARLRVKQLINYIALKQADVKLKNLVI